The following proteins are co-located in the Streptococcus downei MFe28 genome:
- a CDS encoding endonuclease/exonuclease/phosphatase family protein, producing the protein MNLLSLNVHAWMEDHQEQKLEYLADTIAAKDYDLIALQEVNQTIAAPIVDGEIRKDNYGQVLLELLKQRGVNDYSYHWSTSHIGYDIYDEGLALLSRYPVLESEGFYTSKSQDIHTIDSRKIVRLKVDVQGQALEVYSCHMNLPTSQTESQVDNLQRLVGHTDFEGLKIFMGDFNTDALGNPQAYQTILDQGLLDTYQMAQEKDSGVTVCKSIDGWKGQSQDKRLDYVFVNRELPVKSSRVIFNGQNQEVVSDHFGLEVALSL; encoded by the coding sequence ATGAATTTACTAAGCTTGAATGTTCACGCTTGGATGGAAGACCATCAAGAGCAGAAGCTTGAGTATCTGGCGGACACCATCGCAGCCAAAGATTATGATCTCATTGCCCTGCAAGAGGTCAATCAGACGATTGCAGCTCCGATAGTTGATGGAGAGATTAGAAAAGATAATTATGGACAAGTCCTCTTGGAACTGCTCAAGCAGCGAGGGGTGAACGATTATTCTTATCATTGGTCGACCTCGCATATTGGCTATGACATCTATGATGAGGGTTTGGCTCTCTTGAGTCGCTATCCAGTCCTTGAATCTGAAGGCTTCTACACGTCCAAGAGTCAGGATATTCACACCATTGATTCTCGGAAGATTGTCCGCCTCAAGGTGGATGTTCAAGGACAGGCTCTGGAAGTTTATTCCTGCCACATGAATCTGCCGACTAGTCAAACAGAAAGTCAGGTTGATAATCTGCAGCGATTAGTGGGGCATACTGATTTTGAGGGGCTCAAGATTTTCATGGGTGACTTCAACACAGATGCCCTAGGCAATCCTCAGGCCTACCAGACGATTTTGGATCAGGGCCTCCTAGATACTTATCAGATGGCTCAGGAAAAGGATTCTGGTGTGACGGTTTGTAAGTCCATCGATGGTTGGAAGGGCCAGAGTCAAGACAAACGTTTGGACTATGTCTTTGTCAACCGTGAGCTTCCGGTGAAATCCAGTCGGGTCATCTTCAACGGCCAAAATCAGGAAGTCGTTTCTGACCACTTTGGCTTGGAAGTGGCCCTGTCGCTCTAA